The following coding sequences lie in one Candidatus Angelobacter sp. genomic window:
- a CDS encoding matrixin family metalloprotease, whose protein sequence is MKIRRALPPLIFVSGFCARAFVVDLNSTGDPLRWHLDPLEPSDPPNAGGVHTNVVNPVTGAIRFFLASDGFSNTNTVAELNAVRASFAQWQSITGTVLKFEDAGVVAPGVDINTSDNQNVVFWAKNSTTVNGGMDNISGALGVTFNSWFPDNNAQAEADIVFNGVQYSWFTDFNNTNASGTQIFVESTALHEIGHFLGLKHSPVGGATMLFRGSGGVNAQAGLSSDEVAAVQWLYGTSGTITTLGHLQGQVTMNGSAVFGAVVLAEEASTGNLAAGTVTHTNGSYDLPAMPPGQYRVRVTPLDPVGAADFLIRGRDVSNEKDAAGNFIFDAVQTAFLPSNDADITLAAGTTLTQSFTVTSGSPAFRITQIRTPSNNSGSFNWSSLPTTIRPGQSNLIIGVASADLPTSGATLAITGDGLTLGAPAFSTLSGLNFVSIPISVAGNASPGLRSFVIQRGADLAYANGFLDIQSLVPDFNFDGLDDRFQRQYFALFTASEAGPGADPDGDTFNNQDEYIAGTNPTNALSLLKIDSIVMNAGGSTIAWQSGPGRNYRVWSRRDVANDPWQTVGSPVASGGASTQFTDASATNGFRFYRVQALP, encoded by the coding sequence CTGGCATCTGGATCCGCTCGAGCCTTCCGATCCGCCCAATGCGGGAGGAGTTCATACGAACGTTGTGAACCCGGTGACGGGGGCGATCCGCTTTTTTCTGGCCTCCGACGGCTTCTCGAATACCAACACTGTGGCCGAACTGAATGCCGTGCGCGCCTCGTTTGCGCAATGGCAGTCGATCACCGGCACGGTTCTGAAATTCGAGGACGCCGGAGTTGTCGCGCCGGGAGTGGATATCAATACCAGCGACAACCAGAATGTCGTGTTTTGGGCGAAAAACAGTACCACCGTGAATGGTGGGATGGACAACATCAGCGGCGCGTTGGGCGTGACGTTCAATTCCTGGTTTCCGGACAACAACGCTCAAGCCGAAGCCGACATTGTGTTCAACGGAGTGCAGTACTCGTGGTTCACCGATTTTAACAATACCAACGCATCGGGCACGCAGATTTTTGTTGAATCGACGGCCCTGCATGAGATCGGACACTTTCTCGGATTGAAACATTCGCCGGTCGGCGGCGCGACGATGCTGTTTCGCGGCAGTGGCGGGGTCAACGCCCAGGCAGGGCTTTCGAGCGACGAAGTTGCCGCCGTCCAGTGGCTTTACGGCACCTCAGGGACGATCACAACGCTGGGCCATTTGCAGGGTCAGGTAACGATGAATGGTTCGGCAGTTTTTGGCGCCGTAGTGCTGGCAGAAGAAGCTTCAACGGGAAACCTTGCCGCGGGAACCGTCACGCATACGAATGGATCTTACGATTTGCCCGCAATGCCACCCGGCCAATATCGTGTGCGCGTCACGCCGCTGGACCCTGTTGGCGCGGCTGACTTCCTGATCAGGGGGCGAGACGTCAGCAACGAAAAGGACGCGGCAGGCAATTTTATTTTTGACGCCGTGCAAACCGCCTTCCTGCCGTCGAACGACGCCGACATTACGCTCGCGGCCGGAACGACCCTCACTCAAAGTTTCACCGTCACCAGCGGCAGTCCGGCATTTCGCATCACGCAGATTCGCACGCCGAGCAATAATTCCGGCTCGTTTAACTGGTCCTCGTTACCGACAACGATCCGTCCCGGTCAAAGCAACCTGATCATCGGCGTGGCGTCCGCCGACCTGCCGACCTCGGGCGCGACTCTTGCCATCACCGGCGATGGATTGACTCTTGGCGCCCCCGCGTTCTCCACACTTTCCGGCCTCAACTTCGTTTCCATTCCCATCAGCGTCGCCGGCAACGCGAGTCCCGGCCTGCGTAGTTTTGTCATCCAGCGCGGTGCCGACCTCGCGTATGCAAACGGGTTCCTCGACATTCAGTCCCTTGTCCCGGATTTCAATTTCGACGGTCTGGATGATCGCTTCCAGCGTCAATACTTCGCCCTTTTCACAGCGTCGGAAGCCGGGCCAGGTGCTGATCCGGACGGTGACACTTTCAACAATCAGGACGAATACATTGCAGGAACCAACCCGACCAACGCGCTTTCGCTCTTAAAAATCGACAGCATCGTAATGAACGCCGGTGGGAGCACGATCGCCTGGCAGAGCGGTCCGGGCAGGAATTACCGGGTCTGGAGCCGGCGCGATGTGGCCAATGATCCATGGCAGACGGTGGGTTCGCCCGTGGCGTCGGGTGGGGCCTCGACTCAGTTCACGGACGCGTCCGCCACAAACGGTTTTCGTTTCTATCGGGTGCAGGCGCTGCCTTGA